The proteins below come from a single Streptococcus hyointestinalis genomic window:
- the upp gene encoding uracil phosphoribosyltransferase has protein sequence MGKFQVISHPLIQHKLSILRQTSTSTKDFRELVNEIAMLMGYEVSRDLPVEDVEIQTPMAKTVQKQLSGKKLAIVPILRAGIGMVDGLLSLVPAAKVGHIGMYRDEETLQPVEYLVKLPEDIDQRQIFVVDPMLATGDSAILAIDSLKKRGAANIKFVCLVAAPEGVKALQEAHPDIDIYTAALDEKLNENGYIVPGLGDAGDRLFGTK, from the coding sequence ATGGGAAAATTTCAAGTTATTTCACATCCATTGATTCAACACAAATTATCAATCTTACGTCAAACCTCAACCTCAACAAAGGATTTTCGTGAGTTGGTCAATGAAATTGCGATGCTCATGGGGTATGAAGTGTCACGTGATTTACCAGTCGAAGATGTTGAGATTCAGACACCAATGGCAAAGACAGTTCAAAAGCAATTGTCAGGGAAAAAACTCGCTATTGTGCCTATCCTACGTGCTGGTATCGGTATGGTTGATGGTCTTTTGAGCTTGGTACCTGCAGCCAAGGTTGGTCACATCGGTATGTACCGTGACGAGGAAACCTTGCAGCCTGTAGAGTATTTGGTAAAATTGCCAGAGGATATTGACCAACGTCAGATTTTTGTAGTAGACCCAATGCTTGCGACAGGTGATTCTGCTATTCTTGCTATTGACTCTCTTAAAAAACGTGGCGCAGCCAACATTAAGTTTGTCTGCCTAGTTGCCGCACCAGAAGGGGTCAAGGCTTTGCAAGAAGCACACCCAGATATTGACATCTACACTGCTGCACTCGATGAAAAACTCAACGAAAACGGCTACATTGTCCCAGGTCTTGGAGACGCTGGCGACCGCCTTTTTGGTACAAAATAA
- a CDS encoding branched-chain amino acid ABC transporter permease has translation MKQNLKPILSWAAVIVVIYLLLAFLTGTGMLGAYYIQIMMGVGISVIMAMGTNLVLGFTGQFPLGQAGFMAIGAYATAIITGYNDTYAGFYLSMLVGVLIAGVIAVIVGFPTLRLKGDYLAIATLGVAEIIRIAIVNGGELTNGAAGLTDILQYTSWPVVYAFVVVIAILMLNFLRSSIGHEVISVREDEIAAESMGVNTTKIKVMTFAFAAMTASIAGSLYVGYIGTVVPKDFTIMKSIDYLIIAVLGGLGSMTGTIVAAIVLGILNMYLQNFSDLRMVIYSLALILVMVFRPGGLLGTRELKLSTLFKKDKEGKN, from the coding sequence ATGAAACAAAATCTAAAACCAATACTGTCTTGGGCTGCTGTCATTGTTGTGATTTATCTTCTGCTTGCCTTTTTGACAGGTACAGGTATGTTAGGTGCTTACTACATTCAGATTATGATGGGAGTGGGTATCTCTGTCATCATGGCTATGGGGACAAACTTAGTGCTTGGTTTCACAGGACAATTTCCTCTTGGTCAAGCAGGATTTATGGCGATTGGGGCTTATGCAACAGCTATTATCACAGGTTACAATGACACTTATGCTGGCTTTTACCTCTCAATGCTAGTTGGTGTATTGATTGCTGGAGTTATTGCAGTCATCGTTGGTTTCCCAACGCTACGTCTAAAAGGAGACTATCTAGCGATTGCTACACTTGGGGTTGCAGAAATCATCCGTATCGCTATCGTCAACGGTGGTGAGCTTACTAATGGTGCGGCTGGTCTTACAGATATCCTTCAATACACTTCATGGCCAGTTGTTTATGCCTTTGTTGTGGTGATTGCGATTTTGATGTTGAATTTCTTGCGCAGCTCTATTGGACACGAGGTCATCTCAGTGCGTGAAGACGAGATTGCAGCTGAGTCTATGGGGGTTAATACGACCAAGATTAAGGTCATGACCTTTGCATTTGCGGCTATGACAGCAAGTATCGCAGGTTCTCTTTATGTCGGCTACATCGGAACCGTTGTACCAAAAGACTTTACCATTATGAAGTCCATTGACTATCTCATCATCGCTGTACTAGGTGGACTAGGCTCTATGACAGGAACTATTGTGGCTGCGATTGTGCTTGGTATATTGAACATGTACTTGCAGAATTTCTCTGACTTGCGTATGGTTATCTACTCTCTAGCACTTATCTTAGTTATGGTCTTTCGTCCAGGAGGTCTCCTTGGCACTCGTGAGTTGAAATTATCAACGCTCTTTAAAAAAGATAAGGAGGGCAAAAACTAA
- a CDS encoding branched-chain amino acid ABC transporter permease: MLQQLVNGLILGSVYALLALGYTMVYGIIKLINFAHGDIYMMGAFIGYYLINTYHMNFFVALVLTMVVTAFLGVVIEFLAYRPLRNSTRIAALITAIGVSFFLEYIMVYFVGADKRAFPQAIETVKYNLGSISITNVQLIILCVSIVLMVALQFIVKQTKMGKAMRAVSVDSDAAQLMGINVNHTISFTFALGSALAGAAGVLIGLYYNSLDPLMGMTPGIKAFIAAVLGGIGIIPGAALGGVLIGLLETFSISVGWSSFRDAVVYAVLIIILLIRPAGILGKNVKEKV; the protein is encoded by the coding sequence ATGTTACAACAGCTCGTTAATGGGCTTATCCTAGGAAGTGTTTATGCGCTGCTCGCTCTAGGATATACAATGGTTTATGGTATCATCAAGTTGATTAACTTTGCTCACGGTGATATTTACATGATGGGAGCGTTTATTGGCTACTATCTCATCAATACCTATCATATGAATTTCTTTGTGGCGCTTGTCTTGACAATGGTTGTCACTGCCTTTTTAGGAGTGGTTATCGAGTTTCTCGCTTATCGTCCACTGCGCAATTCCACACGTATTGCAGCCTTGATTACAGCCATTGGTGTGTCCTTTTTCCTAGAGTACATCATGGTTTACTTTGTAGGAGCTGATAAGCGTGCCTTCCCACAAGCTATTGAGACCGTCAAATACAACCTAGGCTCTATCAGTATCACAAACGTGCAGCTGATTATCCTTTGTGTCTCTATCGTTTTGATGGTAGCCTTGCAGTTTATTGTCAAGCAAACCAAAATGGGGAAAGCCATGCGTGCGGTGTCTGTCGATAGCGATGCTGCGCAATTGATGGGGATTAACGTCAACCATACTATCAGCTTTACCTTTGCCCTTGGCTCAGCGCTAGCGGGAGCTGCTGGGGTCTTGATTGGACTCTACTACAACTCACTTGACCCATTGATGGGTATGACACCAGGTATTAAAGCCTTTATCGCTGCTGTTCTTGGGGGAATTGGTATCATCCCTGGTGCAGCACTCGGTGGTGTGTTAATTGGATTGCTTGAGACCTTCTCTATCTCAGTTGGTTGGTCAAGTTTCAGAGATGCCGTTGTTTATGCTGTTTTGATTATTATTTTACTCATTCGTCCAGCAGGTATTCTTGGAAAGAATGTAAAGGAGAAGGTGTAA
- the tmk gene encoding dTMP kinase, with protein MTNGYLLSFEGPDGAGKTTVLERLLPLLREKVSQPILVTREPGGVQISERIRDVILDVNHTQMDSKTELLLYIAARRQHWVEKVAPALDEGCLVLMDRFIDSSVVYQGAGRGLDKAAIAWLNDYATDKRKPDLTLYFDVPSEVGLERINQNASREVNRLDLEALELHQKVRNGYLALAESESDRIVTIDATKPLDEVVKEAYDTVLRFLEKAVL; from the coding sequence ATGACAAACGGCTACTTGCTATCATTTGAAGGACCAGATGGGGCAGGCAAAACAACGGTTTTAGAGAGGCTGCTTCCTCTTTTGAGAGAAAAAGTATCTCAGCCTATTTTAGTCACTCGTGAACCCGGAGGTGTTCAGATTTCTGAGCGTATTCGTGATGTGATTTTAGATGTCAATCACACGCAGATGGATAGTAAGACGGAGCTTTTGCTCTACATCGCAGCTAGACGTCAGCACTGGGTGGAAAAGGTAGCCCCTGCACTAGATGAGGGCTGTCTTGTTTTGATGGACCGTTTTATTGATAGCTCGGTGGTCTATCAAGGAGCAGGACGAGGGCTTGATAAGGCAGCTATTGCTTGGTTAAATGACTACGCTACAGATAAACGTAAGCCTGACTTGACCCTGTATTTTGATGTGCCGTCTGAAGTGGGCTTAGAGAGAATCAATCAAAATGCCAGTCGTGAGGTCAATCGCTTAGACTTAGAAGCGCTGGAACTTCACCAAAAGGTCAGAAATGGCTATCTGGCACTGGCTGAGAGCGAGTCAGATCGCATTGTGACCATTGATGCGACAAAACCGCTTGATGAGGTCGTCAAAGAAGCCTATGATACTGTGCTTAGATTTTTGGAGAAGGCTGTCCTATGA
- a CDS encoding ABC transporter ATP-binding protein: MLTVDNLSIHYGVIQAVKNVSFEVNEGEVVTLIGANGAGKTSILRTISGLVRPSEGSISFLGESIEKAPARKIVANGLSQVPEGRHVFSGLTVMENLEMGAFLHNDREQNQKNLKMIFERFPRLEERKNQDAATLSGGEQQMLAMGRALMSRPKLLLLDEPSMGLAPIFIQEIFDIIQDIQKQGTTVLLVEQNANKALAIADRGYVLETGKIVLSGTGQELLASDEVRKAYLGG, from the coding sequence ATGTTAACAGTTGATAATCTATCCATCCATTATGGCGTTATCCAAGCTGTCAAAAACGTCTCCTTTGAGGTGAACGAAGGCGAGGTTGTGACGCTTATCGGAGCGAACGGTGCGGGTAAAACATCTATTTTGCGTACCATTTCAGGACTTGTGCGCCCGAGTGAAGGCTCTATCTCTTTCTTAGGAGAATCTATCGAAAAAGCACCTGCACGAAAAATCGTTGCCAATGGGCTATCACAAGTCCCAGAAGGACGTCATGTTTTTTCAGGATTGACCGTTATGGAAAATCTGGAAATGGGTGCCTTCTTACATAACGACCGTGAGCAAAATCAAAAAAATCTGAAGATGATTTTTGAGCGCTTCCCACGCTTGGAAGAACGTAAAAATCAAGACGCTGCAACGCTCTCAGGTGGTGAGCAACAAATGCTTGCTATGGGGCGTGCGCTGATGAGCCGTCCTAAATTGCTCCTTCTTGATGAGCCATCTATGGGGCTTGCTCCAATCTTCATTCAAGAAATCTTTGATATTATCCAAGACATTCAAAAGCAAGGCACAACAGTACTTCTCGTTGAGCAAAATGCCAACAAAGCGCTAGCTATTGCTGATCGTGGTTACGTGCTTGAGACAGGAAAAATCGTCCTCTCAGGTACTGGACAAGAGCTGCTCGCCTCTGACGAAGTGCGTAAAGCCTATCTTGGTGGTTAA
- the clpP gene encoding ATP-dependent Clp protease proteolytic subunit ClpP, protein MRYNKNNYQRNGEKRIMVPVVIEQTSRGERSYDIYSRLLKDRIIMLTGQVEDNMANSIIAQLLFLDAQDSTKDIYLYVNTPGGSVSAGLAIVDTMNFIKADVQTIVMGMAASMGTVIASSGAKGKRFMLPNAEYMIHQPMGGTGGGTQQTDMAIAAEHLLKTRQNLEKILADNSGQPLEKVHLDAERDNWMSAQETLEYGFIDEIMENNALK, encoded by the coding sequence ATACGTTATAATAAAAACAACTATCAAAGAAACGGAGAAAAAAGGATTATGGTTCCAGTAGTTATTGAACAAACAAGTCGTGGTGAACGCTCTTATGACATCTACTCACGTCTTTTAAAAGACCGTATCATCATGTTGACAGGTCAAGTTGAGGATAATATGGCAAACTCTATCATTGCACAGCTTCTCTTCTTGGACGCTCAAGATAGCACTAAAGACATCTACCTTTATGTCAATACCCCAGGTGGATCTGTGTCAGCAGGTCTTGCTATTGTCGATACGATGAACTTTATCAAAGCTGACGTGCAGACCATCGTTATGGGGATGGCAGCGTCTATGGGGACAGTTATCGCCTCAAGCGGTGCTAAAGGCAAACGCTTCATGTTGCCAAATGCGGAGTACATGATTCACCAACCAATGGGTGGTACTGGTGGCGGCACACAGCAAACAGACATGGCGATTGCTGCTGAGCACTTGCTTAAAACCCGTCAAAACCTTGAAAAAATCCTTGCGGATAATTCAGGACAACCTCTTGAAAAAGTACACTTGGACGCTGAGCGTGACAATTGGATGTCTGCTCAAGAAACCCTTGAGTATGGCTTCATTGATGAAATTATGGAAAACAACGCCCTAAAATAA
- a CDS encoding DNA polymerase III subunit delta', which yields MTSELEQLQPQLFQQFKTILQTNRLSHAYLFSGGFASFEMALFLAQSRFCDNLQDKLPCGICRSCRLISQVEFSDVKLVAPSGNSIKTETIRNLIKEFSSSGFEGENQVFIIKDCEKMHVNAANSLLKVIEEPQSSVLIILLTSDESKVLATIKSRTQVFHFPKNQAYLEHMAEQKGFLKSQAYLLASVAKDSADLEQLMANNQSLALINECQEFVDMLLKNRNQAYLELSRLVALASDKSEQELAYQFLTLILAKHLNEKAARELLEGLHQSYDMWRKNVSFQNALEYMVLS from the coding sequence ATGACATCAGAGCTTGAACAGTTACAACCCCAGCTTTTTCAGCAGTTTAAGACAATTTTACAGACCAATAGGCTCAGTCATGCTTATCTCTTTTCAGGTGGTTTTGCTAGCTTTGAGATGGCGCTATTTTTGGCGCAGAGCCGTTTTTGTGACAATCTCCAAGACAAGCTGCCCTGTGGTATCTGCCGTTCTTGCCGTTTGATTAGCCAAGTGGAGTTTTCGGATGTCAAGCTGGTGGCACCTAGTGGCAATAGTATCAAAACTGAAACCATCAGAAACTTGATTAAAGAATTTTCAAGTTCTGGCTTTGAAGGTGAAAATCAAGTCTTTATCATCAAAGACTGTGAAAAAATGCACGTCAACGCCGCAAATAGTCTCCTAAAAGTCATCGAGGAGCCGCAGAGCTCGGTCTTGATTATTTTGCTGACCAGCGATGAGAGCAAGGTGTTGGCTACTATCAAGAGTCGTACACAAGTTTTTCATTTTCCTAAAAATCAAGCCTATCTCGAGCATATGGCTGAGCAAAAGGGTTTTCTAAAGAGTCAGGCTTATCTCCTAGCTAGTGTGGCAAAGGACAGTGCAGACTTGGAGCAGTTGATGGCAAATAACCAGAGCTTAGCGCTTATCAATGAGTGTCAAGAGTTTGTGGACATGCTACTCAAAAATCGCAATCAAGCCTATCTTGAGCTTTCACGCTTAGTCGCACTCGCAAGTGATAAGTCTGAGCAGGAGCTTGCTTATCAGTTTTTGACCTTGATACTAGCCAAACACCTCAATGAAAAAGCTGCACGAGAACTTTTAGAAGGGCTCCATCAGTCCTACGACATGTGGAGAAAAAACGTCAGTTTTCAAAATGCACTAGAATATATGGTATTATCATGA
- a CDS encoding ABC transporter substrate-binding protein → MKKKFALAAVAFISTVFLAACSSPPSVSSSAAGTEIGETFKLGLNFELTGSVSAYGSAEKKGAMMAVEELNKAGGINGKKIEVTSKDNKSDNSEAATVATSLTTQEKVNAIVGPATSGATASAAPSSQLAGVPLVTPSGTTDDLTVTKKGETKEYVFRTTFIDSYQGQILSTFASNNLNAKKVVLYYDNSSDYGKGIAKEFKKHYKGTIVSELAFQSGDTDFQSALTNIKKLDFDAIIMPGYYNETGTIIKQAREMGISQPIAGPDGFADAKLIELAGKKNVNDIYYISGFSAASSDKAAAFAKNYEKKYGEKPSMFAALAYDSVYMVAKASENAENSKDIAKALAKLKNFEGVTGKMTMNSKHNPVKSVPVIGLTNGVDTSSVIVNPDE, encoded by the coding sequence ATGAAGAAAAAATTTGCTCTTGCAGCAGTTGCCTTTATCTCTACTGTTTTTTTAGCAGCTTGTAGTTCTCCGCCTAGTGTCAGCTCATCAGCAGCTGGTACAGAGATTGGTGAGACATTTAAGCTTGGTTTGAACTTTGAGTTGACAGGAAGCGTGTCTGCTTATGGCTCGGCTGAGAAAAAGGGTGCCATGATGGCAGTCGAAGAATTGAACAAAGCTGGTGGTATTAACGGGAAAAAAATCGAAGTCACCTCTAAGGATAATAAATCAGACAACAGCGAGGCGGCGACGGTAGCTACGAGTCTTACGACTCAAGAAAAGGTCAATGCTATCGTTGGTCCAGCGACATCTGGTGCGACAGCGTCAGCAGCGCCAAGCTCACAGCTAGCAGGTGTTCCACTGGTGACACCGTCTGGTACGACAGATGACTTGACGGTTACGAAAAAAGGTGAAACCAAAGAGTACGTCTTTAGAACAACCTTTATCGACAGTTATCAAGGTCAAATCCTTTCAACCTTTGCTTCTAACAACCTCAACGCTAAGAAAGTTGTCCTCTACTACGATAACTCTAGCGACTACGGAAAAGGGATTGCTAAAGAGTTTAAAAAGCACTACAAAGGCACTATCGTTAGTGAGCTTGCCTTCCAATCAGGCGATACTGATTTCCAATCTGCCTTGACTAATATCAAAAAACTTGATTTTGATGCCATCATCATGCCAGGTTACTACAATGAAACAGGTACTATTATCAAGCAAGCCCGTGAAATGGGCATTAGTCAGCCGATTGCTGGACCAGATGGCTTTGCGGATGCCAAACTCATCGAGCTTGCCGGCAAGAAAAATGTCAATGACATTTACTACATCTCAGGATTTTCAGCAGCTAGCTCTGATAAAGCAGCAGCCTTTGCTAAAAACTATGAGAAAAAATATGGCGAAAAACCTTCAATGTTTGCTGCCCTAGCTTATGACTCTGTCTATATGGTCGCAAAAGCGAGTGAAAATGCTGAAAATTCAAAAGATATCGCAAAAGCACTAGCTAAGTTGAAGAATTTTGAGGGCGTGACAGGTAAAATGACCATGAACAGCAAGCACAACCCTGTCAAGTCAGTCCCTGTTATTGGTTTGACAAATGGTGTAGATACATCATCAGTCATCGTCAACCCTGACGAGTAG
- a CDS encoding beta-carotene 15,15'-monooxygenase — MFKKVLGLARKYWLGVLALNGVMLFLGLAVIVHAFNGNLALKVIASWLSAFLAFGDVMLLLSLWQNMKQRSRLLQNTYLKLLISTHIGLVYNICYLVFAISLGFLAKSSWYFIYALYHLVFAVSKSAIARTLQNDNRPILFWQMYRRLGYCLILSAVIFHLLVIFVTSGRDNLHTQHPFMVYLMALMTFINLISSSVTLFSKKGRQVLQLRAGRPIHFAASLFSLFFLQTMLLRLYGKDELDFQRLMTIILGTSIFLILMILGIAMISIAYQQTKSMQKTEA, encoded by the coding sequence ATGTTTAAAAAAGTATTAGGTCTTGCAAGGAAGTACTGGCTAGGGGTGCTAGCGCTTAATGGTGTCATGCTCTTTTTAGGGCTGGCAGTCATCGTTCACGCTTTTAATGGCAACCTCGCTCTAAAAGTTATTGCTTCTTGGTTATCTGCCTTTCTAGCTTTTGGAGATGTCATGCTACTTCTTTCTCTATGGCAAAACATGAAACAGCGCAGCCGTTTGCTACAAAACACCTACCTAAAACTTCTGATTAGTACACATATTGGTTTGGTCTACAACATCTGCTATCTTGTCTTTGCGATTAGTCTCGGCTTTTTAGCAAAATCTTCTTGGTACTTTATTTATGCTTTGTACCATCTGGTCTTTGCTGTCAGCAAGTCCGCCATCGCACGTACTCTACAAAACGACAATCGACCCATTCTTTTTTGGCAGATGTACAGACGATTGGGTTATTGTCTCATTTTATCCGCTGTGATTTTTCATCTGCTGGTTATCTTTGTCACATCAGGTAGAGATAACCTCCACACTCAGCACCCTTTTATGGTTTATCTCATGGCTTTAATGACCTTTATCAATCTTATTAGCAGTAGCGTGACCCTCTTTTCTAAAAAAGGAAGGCAAGTTCTACAATTAAGAGCTGGTCGACCTATTCATTTTGCAGCTTCGCTGTTTTCTCTCTTTTTCTTACAAACTATGTTACTACGCCTTTATGGCAAGGATGAACTTGATTTTCAGCGTTTGATGACTATTATTTTAGGGACAAGCATCTTTCTTATTTTGATGATTTTAGGCATTGCTATGATTTCTATAGCCTATCAACAGACCAAGTCCATGCAAAAAACAGAAGCCTAA
- a CDS encoding DUF2129 domain-containing protein, whose amino-acid sequence MINNPKRKSLAVYLYYNRDVRKLQKYGDILYHSRRMRYVILYLDTILYEDTIAELEKLKFVKKVRPSKQDDLDRDFVGNLSRIAADEQLKITPQKDITLLK is encoded by the coding sequence ATGATCAATAATCCCAAACGAAAGAGCTTAGCAGTTTATCTGTACTACAATCGTGATGTGAGAAAATTGCAAAAATACGGAGATATTTTGTACCACTCTAGGCGCATGCGCTATGTGATTTTATATCTCGATACGATTTTATATGAAGATACGATAGCTGAATTAGAAAAATTAAAATTTGTTAAGAAAGTGAGACCCTCAAAACAAGATGATCTTGATAGAGATTTTGTGGGAAATCTTTCTAGAATTGCAGCAGATGAACAATTAAAAATTACGCCACAAAAGGATATAACGCTACTCAAATAA
- a CDS encoding PSP1 domain-containing protein encodes MTQVVKIKDRETGQVSYLETESALALESFVVVKHKKGTHLAQVITSPKEIEANRLPSKLPTFVRQASKRDFQIADENRQQAADAFSDVNELIKRSKLKMNLVTIAFPLDRDHVLITFTADGRVDFRGLLRDLASYFRMRIELRQINSREESKVYGGLGPCGRALCCSTFLGEFPPVSIKMVKNQGLSITSGKGNGLCGRLKCCLNYEEAFYEEAMADFPDVGELIDTQDGQGEVLAIDIFAKTIKVSLKGAVVPVIYTLEEFQSHG; translated from the coding sequence ATGACACAAGTAGTAAAGATAAAAGATAGAGAAACAGGGCAAGTGAGCTATCTAGAAACAGAAAGCGCCCTTGCTCTAGAGAGCTTTGTCGTTGTCAAGCATAAAAAAGGTACGCACCTGGCGCAAGTCATCACAAGCCCTAAAGAAATAGAGGCAAATCGCCTGCCAAGTAAACTGCCTACCTTTGTGAGGCAGGCAAGCAAGCGGGATTTTCAGATAGCAGATGAAAACCGACAGCAAGCAGCAGACGCTTTTTCTGATGTCAATGAACTCATCAAGCGCAGCAAGCTCAAGATGAATCTAGTGACTATTGCTTTTCCGCTGGATCGTGACCATGTGCTGATTACCTTTACGGCTGATGGGCGTGTGGACTTCAGAGGTTTGTTGCGTGATTTGGCGAGCTATTTTCGTATGCGGATTGAGTTGCGTCAAATCAATAGCCGAGAAGAATCAAAGGTGTACGGTGGACTTGGACCTTGCGGGCGAGCGCTTTGCTGTTCGACTTTTCTAGGTGAGTTTCCGCCTGTTTCCATCAAAATGGTGAAAAATCAAGGTCTGTCTATCACCTCAGGTAAGGGCAATGGGCTGTGTGGACGGCTAAAATGTTGCCTCAATTACGAAGAAGCTTTCTATGAGGAAGCAATGGCTGACTTTCCTGATGTTGGTGAGCTCATTGATACTCAAGATGGTCAAGGAGAGGTTTTAGCGATTGACATCTTTGCCAAAACCATCAAAGTCTCCTTAAAAGGAGCGGTGGTTCCTGTTATTTATACCCTAGAGGAGTTTCAATCACATGGATAA
- a CDS encoding ABC transporter ATP-binding protein, with the protein MALLDVKHLTKNFGGLTAVGDVTLELNEGELVGLIGPNGAGKTTLFNLLTGVYEPSEGTITLDGNLLNGKKPYHIAALGLSRTFQNIRLFKEMTVLDNVLVGLANSHKQNIVASLLRLPSYYSSEKELRQKALDLLAIFDLDGEADTLAKNLPYGQQRRLEIVRALATEPKILFLDEPAAGMNPQETAELTQLIRQIKEEFNITIMLIEHDMSLVMEVTERIYVLEYGRVIAHGTPDEIKNDKRVIEAYLGGEA; encoded by the coding sequence ATGGCACTTCTTGATGTCAAACATTTAACGAAAAACTTTGGCGGACTGACAGCTGTAGGGGATGTGACCTTGGAGCTAAATGAAGGTGAGTTGGTTGGTCTTATCGGACCAAACGGTGCTGGTAAAACAACACTCTTTAACCTTTTGACAGGCGTCTATGAGCCAAGTGAAGGGACGATTACACTGGATGGCAATCTCCTAAACGGTAAAAAGCCTTATCACATCGCAGCTCTTGGGCTTTCACGTACTTTCCAAAATATCCGTCTCTTTAAGGAAATGACTGTTTTAGACAATGTGCTTGTTGGGCTTGCTAACAGTCATAAGCAAAATATTGTCGCAAGTCTCTTGCGTCTACCAAGCTACTACAGCAGCGAAAAAGAGCTAAGACAAAAAGCCCTAGATTTGCTTGCTATCTTTGATTTGGATGGCGAAGCTGATACTTTGGCTAAAAATCTTCCTTATGGACAACAACGCCGTTTGGAAATTGTGCGAGCTCTTGCTACTGAGCCTAAGATTTTGTTTCTTGATGAGCCAGCTGCTGGGATGAATCCGCAAGAAACGGCAGAATTGACCCAGTTGATTCGCCAAATTAAAGAAGAATTTAACATCACAATCATGTTGATTGAGCATGATATGAGTCTTGTCATGGAAGTAACAGAGCGTATCTACGTTCTTGAGTATGGACGTGTGATTGCGCACGGAACGCCAGATGAGATTAAAAACGATAAGCGAGTAATCGAGGCTTATCTTGGAGGTGAAGCATAG
- a CDS encoding CBS domain-containing protein, with amino-acid sequence MAVKDYMTKKVVFISPDTTVAQATDLLREQGLRRLPVIENDKLVGIVTEGVMAEATPSKATSLSIYEMNYLLNKTKIRDIMIKKVYTVSRYASLEDAIYIMMKNNVSILPVVDNDQVYGIITDKDIFKAFLEVSGYGEVGTRLVLLGEDSVGTLAKAVDAISKAGINIKRIVIAEHNTSKTTIEIQLEGHHSDDKVKAIFSDVPVTIEAVEQTQAKAL; translated from the coding sequence ATGGCAGTTAAAGATTATATGACAAAAAAAGTTGTGTTTATTTCACCAGATACGACGGTGGCGCAAGCAACAGACCTTTTGCGTGAACAGGGTTTACGTCGTCTCCCTGTGATTGAAAACGACAAACTAGTCGGTATCGTGACAGAGGGCGTTATGGCGGAGGCAACGCCATCAAAAGCAACCAGTCTCTCTATCTACGAGATGAACTATCTGCTCAACAAGACTAAAATCCGTGATATTATGATTAAAAAAGTCTACACGGTGTCACGCTATGCTAGTCTTGAGGACGCTATCTATATCATGATGAAAAATAACGTGAGCATTTTGCCTGTTGTGGACAATGACCAAGTCTATGGTATCATCACAGATAAGGACATTTTCAAAGCCTTTCTAGAAGTGTCTGGATATGGTGAAGTGGGAACTCGTCTTGTACTTTTAGGTGAAGATAGTGTCGGCACACTTGCCAAGGCTGTTGATGCTATTTCTAAAGCGGGAATCAATATCAAACGTATTGTGATTGCGGAGCACAACACGAGCAAAACCACTATCGAAATTCAGCTTGAAGGGCACCACTCTGATGATAAAGTCAAGGCGATTTTTTCGGATGTCCCTGTAACCATTGAGGCTGTTGAGCAAACGCAAGCTAAGGCTCTCTAA
- a CDS encoding YlbF family regulator, whose amino-acid sequence MLIIDDQLLELDDTIEELVTAITQTEQAKTYQVAKIAFDTDESLQEMIADFTLKKTAYEQVADYAAYLPEVKDKKKVLYKLKRQLDLHPKVIAFRQAEVALQELLASVTTALAQAVSPKVFVDTGLPLAPHKAPHKKNGSTIRESDEHDQ is encoded by the coding sequence ATGTTAATCATTGATGACCAGTTATTAGAGTTAGATGATACGATTGAGGAGCTTGTTACAGCTATTACTCAGACAGAGCAAGCAAAGACCTATCAGGTAGCAAAGATAGCCTTTGATACAGATGAGAGCTTACAAGAGATGATAGCTGACTTTACGCTTAAAAAAACAGCCTATGAGCAGGTGGCAGACTATGCTGCTTATCTACCAGAGGTCAAGGACAAGAAAAAAGTGCTCTATAAGCTCAAACGACAGCTTGATTTACATCCAAAGGTCATAGCCTTTAGACAAGCAGAAGTGGCTCTCCAAGAGCTTTTAGCGAGCGTGACCACAGCTTTAGCACAAGCAGTTTCACCAAAGGTTTTTGTCGATACAGGCTTGCCCCTAGCGCCTCATAAAGCTCCTCACAAGAAAAATGGTAGCACAATTAGAGAAAGTGACGAACATGATCAATAA